One Staphylococcus simiae genomic region harbors:
- the ptsP gene encoding phosphoenolpyruvate--protein phosphotransferase: MSKLIKGIAASDGVAIAKAYLLVEPDLTFDKNEKVTDVESEVAKFNKAIEASKVELTKIRNNAEVQLGADKAAIFDAHLLVLDDPELIQPIQDKIKNENVNAASALTDVTTQFVTIFESMDNEYMKERAADIRDVSKRVLAHILGVELPNPSMIDESVVIVGNDLTPSDTAQLNKEFVQGFATNIGGRTSHSAIMSRSLEIPAIVGTKSITHEVQQGDMIIVDGLEGDVIINPTEDELIAYQDKRERFFADKKELQKLRDADTVTVDGVHAELAANIGTPNDLPGVIENGAQGIGLYRTEFLYMGRDQMPTEEEQFEAYKEVLEAMNGKRVVVRTLDIGGDKELSYLNLPEEMNPFLGYRAIRLCLAQQDIFRPQLRALLRASVYGKLNIMFPMVATINEFRQAKAILLEEKENLKNEGYDVSDDIELGIMVEIPSTAALADIFAKEVDFFSIGTNDLIQYTMAADRMSERVSYLYQPYNPSILRLVKQVIEASHKEGKWTGMCGEMAGDSTAIPLLLGLGLDEFSMSATSILKARRQINSLSKNEMTELADRAINCATQEEVIELVNNYAK, translated from the coding sequence ATGTCTAAATTAATTAAAGGTATTGCTGCATCAGATGGTGTTGCAATTGCTAAAGCTTATTTATTAGTTGAGCCAGACTTAACTTTTGATAAGAACGAAAAAGTCACTGATGTAGAAAGTGAAGTTGCTAAATTTAATAAGGCGATCGAGGCTTCTAAAGTTGAGTTAACTAAGATTAGAAATAATGCAGAGGTTCAACTAGGTGCTGATAAAGCTGCTATATTTGATGCACATTTATTAGTTTTAGATGACCCTGAATTAATTCAACCAATCCAAGATAAAATTAAAAATGAAAATGTTAATGCAGCATCTGCATTAACAGATGTTACTACACAATTTGTAACAATATTCGAATCAATGGATAACGAATATATGAAAGAACGTGCTGCGGATATTCGTGACGTTTCTAAACGTGTTTTAGCGCATATCTTAGGCGTGGAACTTCCAAATCCAAGTATGATTGATGAAAGTGTTGTTATTGTAGGTAATGACTTAACACCTTCTGATACTGCGCAATTAAATAAAGAATTCGTACAAGGGTTTGCTACAAATATTGGTGGTAGAACAAGTCACTCAGCAATTATGAGTCGTTCTTTAGAAATTCCTGCAATTGTTGGTACTAAATCAATTACTCATGAAGTACAACAAGGTGATATGATTATCGTTGATGGATTAGAAGGTGATGTTATCATCAATCCAACAGAAGACGAATTAATTGCATACCAAGATAAACGTGAACGTTTCTTTGCAGATAAAAAAGAACTTCAAAAATTGCGTGATGCTGATACAGTGACTGTTGACGGTGTACATGCAGAACTTGCAGCTAATATTGGTACGCCTAATGACTTACCAGGTGTTATTGAAAATGGTGCACAAGGTATTGGTTTATATAGAACTGAGTTCTTATATATGGGTAGAGACCAAATGCCAACTGAAGAGGAACAATTCGAAGCCTATAAAGAAGTACTAGAAGCAATGAACGGTAAACGTGTTGTAGTGCGTACTTTAGATATTGGTGGAGATAAAGAATTATCTTATTTAAATTTACCAGAGGAAATGAATCCATTCTTAGGTTATAGAGCGATTCGTTTATGTCTTGCGCAACAAGATATCTTCAGACCACAATTACGTGCGTTATTACGTGCTTCAGTTTATGGTAAATTAAATATTATGTTCCCAATGGTAGCGACAATTAATGAATTCCGTCAAGCTAAAGCAATATTATTAGAAGAAAAGGAAAACCTTAAAAATGAAGGTTATGATGTATCTGATGATATTGAATTAGGTATTATGGTTGAAATTCCATCAACAGCTGCATTAGCAGATATATTTGCTAAAGAGGTAGATTTCTTCAGTATTGGTACTAATGATTTAATTCAATATACTATGGCTGCAGACCGTATGTCTGAACGTGTTTCTTATTTGTATCAACCATACAATCCATCAATTTTACGCTTAGTTAAGCAAGTAATTGAAGCTTCGCATAAAGAAGGTAAATGGACTGGTATGTGTGGTGAAATGGCTGGAGATTCAACAGCTATTCCATTATTACTTGGTTTAGGATTAGATGAGTTCTCTATGAGTGCAACATCAATCTTAAAAGCAAGAAGACAAATTAATAGTTTAAGTAAAAATGAAATGACTGAACTTGCAGATCGTGCAATTAACTGCGCTACTCAAGAAGAAGTTATTGAATTAGTTAATAATTATGCTAAATAA
- a CDS encoding glutaredoxin family protein gives MDDVIIYTQNDCPPCTFVKNYLTEHKIVFEERNISNNQYRLEMMDYDAFSTPFILLKGKPMYQVDLDELNSILNIDN, from the coding sequence TTGGATGACGTTATTATTTATACGCAAAATGACTGCCCACCATGTACTTTTGTGAAAAACTATTTAACAGAGCACAAAATTGTATTTGAAGAAAGAAATATTAGCAATAATCAATATCGCCTTGAAATGATGGATTATGATGCTTTCTCAACACCTTTCATCTTATTAAAAGGTAAACCAATGTATCAAGTAGATTTAGATGAACTAAATAGTATATTAAATATAGACAATTAA